The genomic interval CACCGGGATCCTGAAGCGCTTCGAGCCGACGTTCATACGGATGCTCGACCCGACGAACGGCCGCGCGGAGACGCCGCACCTGCTCCCCGATCACCAGGACCACATGTACGGCGCCAGGTTCGCCCAGAAGGCGCTCACGGAGTACGGCAAGACCAAGGGCCACCCGCACTTCAGCGTCCAGAACTACCTGGGCTACCTCAACGGCGAGATGCCGCACGTCCTGGATCCGGCCACCGTGCGGGACAAGCTGCAGACGCTGAAGACGTACGCCTGGACCGAGTACCCCAGCAATTACTGCGCCACCGACGCCGGCTGCGGCGACCGCAAGGTGTCGGGCCGCCCCGCGGGCCCCGGCTGGGCGTACAGCATTCGCTACTCGCGCAACACCAGCACCTCCTGGCTCCAGAGCGGTGCCCAGGAGGGCGAGCTGTGGGCGTTCTCCGTGCTGGACACGCGGCTGGCGGTCTGGCACCGGGCGCCGGGCGCGAACGGCACGTGGACGGGTCCCCGGCTCGCCGAGGGCGCGGGTCTGGACAGCGGAATCGCGTCCGAGAAGCTCCCCGACGGCCGAATAGCCATCTTCGGTACCCGTACGTCCTTCGACGCCCCGGCCGGCTACCGCAGGGACGTCGTCACCAGCGTGCAGAGCACGCCGGGCGGACCGTTCGGTCCCTGGCAGTCCCTCGGGATGCCGCGCCCCGCCCACGCACCCGATTCCCTGGACATCAGCGCACCTGCGGTGACCGTCGACCGCGACGGCCGTACGACCGTCTACCTCCGCGACGGCGGCCACGCCCTCAGCTCCCGCACGCAGCTGCCCGACGGCAGCTGGGCACCGTGGCAGACGCTCGGCGGGCAGCAGGTGTACGGCGATCCGGCCGTCGCCACCGACGCCTCGGGCCGCCAGTACGTCTTCGCGCACACCCTCACCTCGGCGGTCGCCTGGACCCAGGACGCCCCCGGCGCCCCGATGCGCGGCCCGGTGCCCACGGGGCTCCCCGCGACCACCCTGCCGCTGACCGCCCGGGCGGACGGTGACGGCGTACGCCTGTACTTCCGCAAGCCCGGCTCCGGCGCCGTCCAGGCGGCCCGCTTCACCGGCGGCGCAACGGCGGCGGCCATTACGGCCACCGTCACGGATCTGGGCGGCCGGGCGGGCTTCGGCCCGGTCAGCGCCACCGGTTCCCTGCTGGCGGCCCGGGACGGCTCGGGCCGCCTGGGCACGGTCGACCTCGCCACCGGCGGGACCGGCGCCACGGGCGCGACGGGCGCGACGGGCACCCCCCGGTGGAACCAGGGCGACTTCCTCTTCGCGGGCGCCCCGGCGGCAACCACGGACCTGGCGGGCAACACCTCCATCGCGGCGGTGGCCCTCGACGGCCGCCTCTACTGGACCGGCCGGGGCGCTTCCGCCTGGCATCCGGTGGGCGCGGCGCCGGTCGCGACACAGCTGACGACGCACATCCGCTGAGTTTCGCTTCGGCTCGGGGTCTGTCTTCATGGAGAGACCTCGAGCGGAAGGACGTACCACCATGGACCCCCTGACCAGCCTGGACGGCCGCTACAGCGACAAGAGCGCGATGGCGACCGCCTGGCCCGATGCGGCGGGCCGCCTGGAGCAGGCCGAGCTGTTCTGGCTGACGACCGTACGTCCGGACGGCCGTCCACACGTCACCCCGCTGCTGGCGGTCTGGCAGGACGACGCGCTGCACTTCTGCACGGGCCCGCAGGAGCGCAAGGCGAAGAACCTCGCCGCCAACGCGCACGTCGTCCTCACGACAGGGACGAATACCCTCCGCGAGGGATTCGACCTGGTCGTCGAGGGCGAGGCGGTGGCGGAGACGGACGAGTCACGTCTGCGGCGCCTCGCGGAGGCGTACGAGACGAAGTACGGCGAGGACTGGCACTTCGACGTACGCGACGGAGCGTTCTACGGCCAGGGCAACCGCGCCGTGGTCTTCCGCGTCGCGCCCACCAGGGCCTTCGGCTTCGGCAAGGACGTCTACAGCCAGACCCGCTGGACCTTCGGCTGACCGAGGCCGGGCCTACGCGAGCCGGGCCTACGCGCTCGCTTCGAGCACATCCTTCAGATGCTGCTCGTTCCTCGGCATCTCCTTGCGCACATTTGGACGCACGACGAGCGGTACGAGCAGCTTGCCTATCCCGTGCGACTCGAAGTCGAGGGCCAGGGTCACCCGCGACCGCTCCCCGTCGCCGATCGGCTCGATCGTGCCCTTCACATGCCCTCTGACGGGGCCGTCGATACCGTCGATACGCCAGCTCCTCGGCGGATCCAGCTCGGACACCTGCATGGTCATCGGCATTTCCCGACGCCCTATCCGGCGGGTGACCTTCACTTTCGAACCCACGGCGAGGGGGGCGTCACCCAGCTTGGTCGCCGAGACCGCGCTCTCCTGCCATTCGGGCATGTGCGAGGGGTCGGTCACGTAGGAGAAGACGTCCTCGGGGCGGCGGTCGATGTCGATCGATTCCTTGATGACAGACATTTCGCTCCCTTCTTGGTGCTTTCCCCCAAATGGTCCCACTGGCGCGGATACCCCGCCAGGCCCGCCACCGTGCGTACAGAAGGAAGATCATGTCGTTTATAGTTACCAACGAGTAACCCAGTTACTCACCAACTACCTGACGTTGAACAAGGGGAAGCTCATGCGTCGACGCATTTCCACCGTCGCTGTGACCGTAGCGATGGCCGGAGGCGTTCTGTTCACGGCACTGCCCGCGCAGGCCGTCACGACCACCGGCCAGCAGGCCATGGCCGCTCGCGGCGGTGCCATCACCGTGAACATCAACCAGCTGCGCCAGCAGTCCGCCGACCTGAAGGCCAAGGCCAACCGCCTTGAGCGCGAAGGCGAGTACGCGGCGGCCAAGCGTTGCCGCGCCGAGGCGGCCGTAATCGACCGCAGGATCAAGGCGTACCTGGACGCCGAGAACAACATGTCGTAATCCGCTCCACCGACCACCGTCGCCCGCCCCTGAAGAAATCAGGGGCGGGCGATGTGTTTGTCCGCCGCCCAGCTCAGCCACAGATGAGATGAGATCGTCCGCAAGATTTCTGTTATCGGTGTCCGGCGGCCGGGTCTCCAGAGTGTTGGACCAGCACTCACCAGCCCCACACCGGAAGTTGACCCGCATGAACCAGGAACGCGAGACCTCGCCGTACGACCCGACTCCCGCCCGGCACAGCCGCCGAAGCGGGGCACACCGAAGCCGCCGACCGCGGCGGGCGGGCGTCGCAGTCGGAGCGGTGGCGCTGATAACGGTCGTCGCCGGCGGATACGGCGCCGTCCAGTCGCTGGCGAACTCCGGCGCCAGGACGAGCACGGCAGCCGAGGCGTCTCCCACACCGGAGGAACTCCGGTCCAGCGGAACCCCTTCCGCGACCCCGT from Streptomyces spiramyceticus carries:
- a CDS encoding PIG-L family deacetylase: MSPRARSSVLLSRRNLLGVLLASVVVTVGGVQLAVPTASSGSEGSARSEGSARSAGPDRSTGSTDSTGVTGKPAAAPVKPLRTDGESVVQIVSHPDDDLFFLNPDLSQSIRSGHSLASVFLTAGEADGVNAPGGSKYAGIPRPAADKARYAEARQNGIRAAYAEMATGDRTSPWQRSAIRTDGGGWAELDTLKARPEVNLVWVQLHEAGASAANRPNSLHGLWDGKVETLESELSSGTPVAENYAYTKDQVVQTITGILKRFEPTFIRMLDPTNGRAETPHLLPDHQDHMYGARFAQKALTEYGKTKGHPHFSVQNYLGYLNGEMPHVLDPATVRDKLQTLKTYAWTEYPSNYCATDAGCGDRKVSGRPAGPGWAYSIRYSRNTSTSWLQSGAQEGELWAFSVLDTRLAVWHRAPGANGTWTGPRLAEGAGLDSGIASEKLPDGRIAIFGTRTSFDAPAGYRRDVVTSVQSTPGGPFGPWQSLGMPRPAHAPDSLDISAPAVTVDRDGRTTVYLRDGGHALSSRTQLPDGSWAPWQTLGGQQVYGDPAVATDASGRQYVFAHTLTSAVAWTQDAPGAPMRGPVPTGLPATTLPLTARADGDGVRLYFRKPGSGAVQAARFTGGATAAAITATVTDLGGRAGFGPVSATGSLLAARDGSGRLGTVDLATGGTGATGATGATGTPRWNQGDFLFAGAPAATTDLAGNTSIAAVALDGRLYWTGRGASAWHPVGAAPVATQLTTHIR
- a CDS encoding pyridoxamine 5'-phosphate oxidase family protein, encoding MDPLTSLDGRYSDKSAMATAWPDAAGRLEQAELFWLTTVRPDGRPHVTPLLAVWQDDALHFCTGPQERKAKNLAANAHVVLTTGTNTLREGFDLVVEGEAVAETDESRLRRLAEAYETKYGEDWHFDVRDGAFYGQGNRAVVFRVAPTRAFGFGKDVYSQTRWTFG
- a CDS encoding SRPBCC family protein, whose product is MSVIKESIDIDRRPEDVFSYVTDPSHMPEWQESAVSATKLGDAPLAVGSKVKVTRRIGRREMPMTMQVSELDPPRSWRIDGIDGPVRGHVKGTIEPIGDGERSRVTLALDFESHGIGKLLVPLVVRPNVRKEMPRNEQHLKDVLEASA